Within the Deinococcus ruber genome, the region ACCGAACGCAGCCACCGTCACAGGCCCAAGGGTGGTGGACAAGGCACCGCCGTAGCCGACCACGTCTGCGCCGTAGGTGTTGGCGTTAGCGTTACCCGCATCGGTGGAATAGTAGTAGGTGTCATTGGGCGACATACCCGCAACGCCATTGGCATAAGCCGGCTCGATAGCACGGTAGTTTGCCGCAACCTTTGCGATGCCCAGATCAACAGAGGCCTTGGTGTAGAAAGCGTTGTCGCCCTTGTTAAATACATCGGCGATGCCTGTGTAAGCGCCATTCGTGCCCGAGCCGGCACCGTCTTTGGCACTCAGATCGTACACGCCCTGCAGGCTCACTGGTCCAACCTTCACGTCGTAATCCACACCATAGGCGCTACGGTTGCCAACATTCTGAGCGTAGTTCAGACCAATGGTACCGAGGTTGTAGGGATTCACTTCAGCACGAACGCCGTAGTAGAAGCCGTTGATGACAGGAGGAGTAGGAATGGTCGTCGCAGTGTTCGCAAGGTAAATAGTATTCCCGTTGGCATCAAGAGCAACAGGGCTTCCGTCAGTACCCGCAACTACGTTAGCGCTTGCATTACCGACCACAACGGTCAGCTTGGGTGCGAAAGGCAGCGAGGTCGCGTTGATAGTCGCTACAACGCCCTTACGGTTCACGACAGGCTCGGTATCGCTGTTAGCGTTGAAGAGATAGTCGTTGAAGCGGAATGCGCTGTTGGTAATCTGGAAGACCGCCGAGAACGCCTGACCGCCGAGGCTACCGTTGATGGTGGCGTTGTCGATCTGCACCAGGTTGGCCCCGGTGATCTCAAAGTTCGCAGTGGCGTCGCTCACAACCAACGTGCCGTTGGCAGTGATCAGGTTGCTGGCCTTGATGCCAAAGTTGAAGCCACCGCCCGAGAAGGTGTTGGTGGTGTCAGCACACTTCTCAGCGAAGGCACGCAGGTAGCCGCTAGCATTGTTGCAGTCCGTACCAATGCTGAATACGCCATCAGCGAAGGTTTTGCGGGTGACACGGTCAACGTCGAAGTTGGTCGGGCCGTTCAGCAGGCTAATCGCACCATAAGTGGCTGACAGGCTACCGGTGAAGCTGACCTTAGGAGCCTTCTCCAGCGTGGTGACGCGGTATCAATGCCCGAGACGCGGGTGGTCAGGGCGTTGAAGTCGGCGCGGCCAACCAGGTCGGGCAGAGCGCTCTCGACGGCGCTGACACGGTCCTGGAGGCCCAGGATGTCGTTGTTCAGGAGAACCGTCAGGTCGTTCAGCGCTGCGATGCTGCTGGCGTTGTCGTCCACGTCAGCGCGCAGGCTGTCGTAGTTGCTCTGGAGGTCGTCAGCGCGGGCACTGAGGTCGCTGATCTGCTGATTCAGCGCATCGAGCGCGGCGGTGTCGCCAGCAGGTGCAGGGGTGGTGTCGGTGGGGGTACCCAGGGCCTCGACGCGGGCTTCCAGGCGGGCGAAATCGTCCTGGCTGACCGAGTTGCTCTCCAGGTCGGTGACGCGCACACCCAGGGCGGCCAGGTCGGCGGCCAGTTCCTGCACGGCGTTCTGGAGGGCAGTCAGGGTCTCGGGATCGATGGTCGTGGTGCTGCCCGTGGTGGTGGTCACGGTGCCAGCAGCGATCTGATCCAGCAGGCGCGAGATGATGACGGCGGCTTCGTAGCGCGTCAGGTTCT harbors:
- a CDS encoding S-layer homology domain-containing protein, with product MEKAPKVSFTGSLSATYGAISLLNGPTNFDVDRVTRKTFADGVFSIGTDCNNASGYLRAFAEKCADTTNTFSGGGFNFGIKASNLITANGTLVVSDATANFEITGANLVQIDNATINGSLGGQAFSAVFQITNSAFRFNDYLFNANSDTEPVVNRKGVVATINATSLPFAPKLTVVVGNASANVVAGTDGSPVALDANGNTIYLANTATTIPTPPVINGFYYGVRAEVNPYNLGTIGLNYAQNVGNRSAYGVDYDVKVGPVSLQGVYDLSAKDGAGSGTNGAYTGIADVFNKGDNAFYTKASVDLGIAKVAANYRAIEPAYANGVAGMSPNDTYYYSTDAGNANANTYGADVVGYGGALSTTLGPVTVAAFGDRYSSYNPGADKVDVYNASGTTATSTLTPNASYRTAYGVALGGKLFGLSLTGFYNSAGIGINSTSVHATGDYVYNSTAAYQDTALVPFAYSSTYGGVLKHDGAAADALVKGLNFTVADQYFYNEKANDFQAYGSYAATLGGITVTPFARYHSFNLSGNNGSTFTTPADGLAIRTRTYNAVKYGVTVAVPALSGVIGKPSFNAGFANSITTPGASIAVNSDSKTELYGQAALTLNDIGIANTTASIGYGYWQGFNVGSPTAASSASGGTATFSPTADRFFNSPLGGASDPFTGGNFGSKFIDFGRTTAGNVSAGSVQGVFGQVNFNGLGLNAGYFRYNDFVTPANNSSATAFKVSYTLNF
- a CDS encoding S-layer homology domain-containing protein, whose product is MKKYLLVLTAAMAVGFASAQTTPAASAPQVPTLTDVPAGHWAKDAIDKIVAKGIILGYPDGTFRGTQNLTRYEAAVIISRLLDQIAAGTVTTTTGSTTTIDPETLTALQNAVQELAADLAALGVRVTDLESNSVSQDDFARLEARVEALGTPTDTTPAPAGDTAALDALNQQISDLSARADDLQSNYDSLRADVDDNASSIAALNDLTVLLNNDILGLQDRVSAVESALPDLVGRADFNALTTRVSGIDTASPRWRRLLRSASPVACQPLMVRLAC